A stretch of the Streptomyces venezuelae genome encodes the following:
- the aroQ gene encoding type II 3-dehydroquinate dehydratase gives MSRRVLVLNGPNLGRLGSREPDVYGSTSYTGLVDTCRKLGAELGFDVEVRETNDEGELVRWLHEAADGRIPVVINPGAFTHYSYAMRDAAAQRTAPLIEVHISNPYAREEFRHTSVIAAVATGTVAGFGLGSYRLALRALAEEVTS, from the coding sequence GTGAGCCGCAGGGTGCTGGTGCTGAACGGCCCGAACCTGGGCCGGCTCGGCTCCCGCGAGCCCGATGTGTACGGTTCCACCTCGTACACCGGCCTGGTCGACACCTGCCGGAAGCTGGGCGCCGAGCTGGGCTTCGACGTCGAGGTCCGCGAGACCAACGATGAGGGCGAGCTGGTGCGCTGGCTGCACGAGGCCGCGGACGGGCGGATCCCGGTGGTCATCAACCCCGGCGCCTTCACGCACTACTCGTACGCCATGAGGGACGCGGCGGCGCAGCGGACGGCCCCGCTGATCGAGGTCCACATCTCCAACCCGTACGCGCGGGAGGAGTTCCGGCACACCTCGGTCATCGCGGCCGTGGCCACCGGGACGGTGGCGGGCTTCGGCCTCGGTTCGTACCGGCTGGCGCTGCGGGCGCTGGCGGAGGAAGTCACCTCCTGA
- the aroB gene encoding 3-dehydroquinate synthase, with product MTEQDQSQVTRIHVGGSAGHDPYDVLVGRQLLGELGGLIGTRAQRVAVIHPEALASTGEALRDDLAEQGYEAVAIQVPNAEEAKTAEVAAYCWKALGQSGFTRTDVIVGVGGGATTDLAGFVAASWLRGVRWIAVPTTVLAMVDAAVGGKTGINTAEGKNLVGAFHPPAGVLCDLAALESLPVNDYVSGLAEIIKAGFIADPVILDLIEEDPAAARTPAGPHTAELIVRSIRVKAEVVSSDLKESGLREILNYGHTLAHAIEKNERYKWRHGAAVSVGMVFAAELGRLAGRLDDATADRHRTVLAAVGLPLTYRGDQWPQLLQTMQVDKKSRGNLLRFIVLDGLGKPSVLEGPDPAHLVAAYGEVSA from the coding sequence ATGACGGAGCAGGACCAGAGCCAGGTCACCCGGATCCACGTCGGCGGCAGCGCCGGCCACGATCCGTACGACGTACTGGTCGGCCGGCAGCTGCTCGGCGAGCTGGGCGGTCTCATCGGCACCAGGGCCCAGCGGGTCGCCGTGATCCACCCGGAGGCGCTCGCCTCCACCGGCGAGGCCCTCCGCGACGACCTCGCGGAGCAGGGCTACGAGGCCGTCGCCATCCAGGTGCCGAACGCCGAGGAGGCCAAGACCGCCGAGGTCGCCGCCTACTGCTGGAAGGCGCTCGGCCAGTCGGGCTTCACCCGCACCGATGTCATCGTCGGCGTGGGTGGCGGCGCCACCACCGACCTGGCGGGCTTCGTCGCGGCCTCCTGGCTGCGCGGGGTGCGCTGGATCGCCGTCCCGACCACGGTGCTGGCCATGGTCGACGCGGCCGTCGGCGGCAAGACCGGGATCAACACGGCCGAGGGCAAGAACCTGGTCGGCGCCTTCCACCCGCCGGCGGGAGTCCTCTGCGACCTCGCCGCGCTGGAATCGCTGCCGGTCAACGACTACGTCAGCGGTCTCGCCGAGATCATCAAGGCCGGTTTCATCGCCGACCCGGTGATCCTCGACCTGATCGAGGAGGACCCGGCGGCGGCCCGCACCCCGGCCGGCCCGCACACCGCGGAGCTGATCGTGCGGTCCATCCGGGTCAAGGCCGAGGTGGTCTCCAGCGACCTCAAGGAATCGGGCCTGAGGGAGATCCTCAACTACGGCCACACGCTCGCGCACGCCATCGAGAAGAACGAGCGCTACAAGTGGCGGCACGGCGCGGCCGTGTCGGTCGGCATGGTCTTCGCGGCCGAACTGGGCCGGCTGGCCGGCCGGCTGGACGACGCGACGGCGGACCGCCACCGCACCGTCCTCGCCGCGGTGGGCCTGCCCCTCACCTACCGGGGCGACCAGTGGCCCCAGCTGCTCCAGACCATGCAGGTCGACAAGAAGTCCCGGGGCAACCTGCTGCGCTTCATCGTCCTGGACGGGCTGGGCAAGCCGTCGGTCCTGGAGGGCCCGGACCCGGCCCACCTGGTCGCGGCCTACGGCGAGGTGTCGGCGTGA
- a CDS encoding dihydroorotase — protein sequence MSKILIRGAKVLGGEPQDVLIDGETIAEVGTGLSADGVDTVIEASGQVLLPGLVDLHTHLREPGREDSETVLTGTRAAAAGGYTAVFAMANTFPVADTAGVVEQVWRLGKESGYCDVQPIGAVTVGLEGKKLSELGAMHESAANVTVFSDDGKCVDDAVIMRRALEYVKAFGGVVAQHAQEPRLTEGAQMNEGTVSAELGLGGWPAVAEESIIARDVLLAEHVGSRVHICHLSTAGSVEIVRWAKSRGIDVTAEVTPHHLLLTDELVRSYNPVYKVNPPLRTERDVMALREALADGTIDIVATDHAPHPHEDKDCEWAAAAMGMVGLETALSVVQQTMVETGLLDWAGVADRMSFAPARIGSLPNHGRPVSAGEPANLTLVDTSYRGAVDPAHFASRSRNTPYEGRELPGRVTHTFLRGRATVVDGTLA from the coding sequence ATGTCGAAGATCCTGATCCGTGGCGCGAAGGTACTGGGCGGCGAGCCGCAGGACGTCCTGATCGACGGCGAGACCATCGCAGAGGTCGGCACCGGCCTGTCCGCCGATGGCGTCGACACCGTCATCGAGGCGTCCGGCCAGGTCCTCCTGCCGGGCCTGGTCGACCTGCACACCCACCTGCGCGAGCCCGGCCGCGAGGACTCCGAGACCGTCCTCACCGGCACCCGCGCCGCCGCGGCCGGCGGCTACACCGCCGTCTTCGCCATGGCGAACACCTTCCCGGTCGCCGACACCGCCGGCGTGGTCGAGCAGGTCTGGCGGCTCGGCAAGGAGTCCGGCTACTGCGACGTGCAGCCCATCGGCGCCGTCACCGTCGGCCTGGAGGGCAAGAAGCTCTCCGAGCTCGGCGCCATGCACGAGTCCGCCGCGAACGTCACCGTCTTCTCCGATGACGGCAAGTGCGTGGACGACGCCGTGATCATGCGCCGCGCCCTGGAGTACGTGAAGGCCTTCGGCGGGGTCGTGGCCCAGCACGCCCAGGAGCCCCGCCTCACCGAGGGCGCCCAGATGAACGAGGGCACGGTCTCCGCCGAGCTCGGCCTCGGCGGCTGGCCGGCCGTCGCCGAGGAGTCGATCATCGCCCGCGATGTGCTCCTCGCCGAGCACGTCGGCTCCCGCGTGCACATCTGCCACCTCTCCACGGCCGGCTCCGTCGAGATCGTCCGCTGGGCCAAGTCCCGCGGCATCGACGTCACCGCCGAGGTCACCCCGCACCACCTCCTGCTGACCGACGAGCTGGTCCGCTCGTACAACCCGGTCTACAAGGTCAACCCGCCGCTGCGCACCGAGCGCGACGTCATGGCCCTGCGCGAGGCGCTCGCCGACGGCACGATCGACATCGTCGCCACCGACCACGCCCCGCACCCGCACGAGGACAAGGACTGCGAGTGGGCCGCCGCGGCGATGGGCATGGTGGGCCTGGAGACCGCGCTGTCCGTGGTCCAGCAGACGATGGTGGAGACCGGACTGCTCGACTGGGCGGGCGTCGCGGACCGGATGTCCTTCGCACCCGCACGCATCGGCAGCCTCCCGAACCACGGACGTCCCGTCTCGGCAGGTGAACCCGCCAACCTGACGCTGGTCGATACCTCGTACCGTGGTGCCGTGGACCCCGCACACTTCGCCTCCCGCAGCCGCAACACGCCTTACGAGGGCCGTGAGCTGCCGGGTCGCGTCACTCACACATTCCTGCGGGGCCGGGCAACGGTCGTGGACGGGACACTGGCGTGA
- the efp gene encoding elongation factor P — protein MASTNDLKNGMVLKLEGGQLWSVVEFQHVKPGKGPAFVRTKLKNVLSGKVVDKTFNAGIKVDTATIDRRDMQFSYMDGEYFVFMDMESYDQLHIDRKVVGDAANFLIEGFEASVARHEGEVLYVELPAAVELVIQHTDPGVQGDRSTGGTKPATLETGHEIQVPLFVTTGEKVKVDTRTSAYLGRVSS, from the coding sequence GTGGCTTCCACGAACGACCTCAAGAACGGCATGGTGCTCAAGCTCGAAGGCGGCCAGCTCTGGTCCGTCGTCGAGTTCCAGCACGTCAAGCCCGGCAAGGGCCCGGCCTTCGTGCGCACCAAGCTCAAGAACGTGCTGTCCGGCAAGGTCGTCGACAAGACCTTCAACGCCGGCATCAAGGTCGACACGGCCACCATCGACCGCCGTGACATGCAGTTCTCCTACATGGACGGCGAGTACTTCGTCTTCATGGACATGGAGAGCTACGACCAGCTGCACATCGACCGCAAGGTCGTCGGTGACGCCGCCAACTTCCTGATCGAGGGCTTCGAGGCCTCGGTCGCCCGCCACGAGGGCGAGGTGCTCTACGTCGAGCTCCCGGCCGCCGTCGAGCTGGTCATCCAGCACACCGACCCGGGCGTCCAGGGCGACCGCTCCACCGGTGGCACCAAGCCCGCCACCCTTGAGACCGGCCACGAGATCCAGGTCCCGCTCTTCGTCACCACCGGCGAGAAGGTCAAGGTCGACACCCGCACCAGCGCCTACCTCGGCCGGGTGAGCAGCTAA
- the pyrR gene encoding bifunctional pyr operon transcriptional regulator/uracil phosphoribosyltransferase PyrR, with amino-acid sequence MDAQAAQLQHDDATRPVLEAQDIARVLTRIAHEIVERAKGADDVVLLGIPTRGVFLARRLAAKLEEITGNKIPVGSLDITMYRDDLRMKPARAIGRTEIPGDDIDGRLVVLVDDVLFSGRTIRAALDALGDLGRPRAVQLAVLVDRGHRELPIRADYVGKNLPTSLRETVKVQLQEEDGRDAVLLGQGLDQAGARR; translated from the coding sequence ATGGACGCTCAGGCAGCGCAGCTGCAGCACGACGATGCGACCCGCCCCGTTCTGGAGGCGCAGGACATCGCGCGGGTCCTGACCCGCATCGCCCACGAGATCGTCGAACGCGCCAAGGGCGCCGACGACGTGGTGCTCCTCGGCATTCCGACCCGCGGTGTCTTCCTCGCCCGCCGGCTCGCAGCCAAACTCGAAGAGATCACCGGCAACAAGATCCCGGTCGGCTCCCTCGACATCACCATGTACCGCGACGACCTGCGGATGAAGCCCGCCCGTGCGATCGGCCGCACCGAGATCCCCGGTGACGACATCGACGGCCGGCTGGTGGTCCTCGTCGACGACGTGCTCTTCTCCGGCCGCACCATCCGCGCCGCCCTGGACGCCCTCGGCGACCTCGGCCGCCCCCGTGCCGTGCAGCTCGCCGTCCTGGTCGACCGCGGCCACCGCGAGCTGCCGATCCGCGCCGACTACGTCGGCAAGAACCTCCCCACCTCGCTGCGGGAGACCGTCAAGGTCCAGCTCCAGGAGGAGGACGGCCGTGACGCCGTACTGCTCGGGCAAGGCCTCGACCAGGCCGGAGCCCGGCGCTGA
- the nusB gene encoding transcription antitermination factor NusB translates to MAARSNARKRAFQILFEADQRDVPVREVLADWIRHSRSDTRQPPVSEFTMNLVEGYADRVNRIDELIAAYAVDWDLDRMPVADRNIVRLGAYELIWVDETPDAVAIDEAVQLAKEFSTDDSPAFVNGLLGRFKDLKPSLRRSES, encoded by the coding sequence GTGGCTGCCCGCAGCAACGCGCGCAAGCGCGCCTTCCAGATCCTCTTCGAGGCCGACCAGCGCGACGTGCCCGTGCGCGAGGTCCTCGCAGACTGGATCCGCCACTCGCGGAGCGACACCCGGCAGCCCCCGGTGAGCGAGTTCACCATGAATCTCGTCGAGGGTTACGCCGATCGGGTGAACCGGATCGACGAGCTGATCGCCGCGTACGCCGTGGACTGGGATCTGGACCGGATGCCGGTGGCCGACCGCAACATCGTGCGGCTCGGTGCCTACGAGCTGATCTGGGTCGACGAGACCCCGGACGCGGTGGCGATCGACGAGGCCGTGCAGCTGGCCAAGGAGTTCTCCACCGACGACTCCCCGGCGTTCGTGAACGGCCTGCTGGGCCGGTTCAAGGACCTCAAGCCGAGCCTGCGCCGCAGCGAGAGCTGA
- a CDS encoding AAA family ATPase — MQHGVGGWGPPGQHPAVPPHPPIPPAQGWVTPVPEATGHIPLPPPAPVPAVPAAPGTGAATLAVLLIGPAGAGKTTVARHWASTRQVATAHISLDDVREWVCAGFADPQAGWNDHSEAQYRLARRTCGFAARNFLANGISCILDDAVFPDRPVVGLGGWKRHVGPHLLPVVLLPGLEIVLERNAERSGNRRLSDEEVARIHGRMAGWYGSGLPIIDNSHLDVQATARALDEALARAISAPAAW; from the coding sequence ATGCAGCACGGAGTGGGGGGCTGGGGCCCGCCGGGACAGCACCCGGCGGTGCCCCCGCATCCGCCGATACCCCCCGCGCAGGGCTGGGTGACGCCGGTGCCCGAGGCCACCGGCCACATCCCGCTGCCGCCGCCGGCCCCGGTGCCGGCCGTGCCGGCCGCCCCGGGCACCGGGGCGGCCACCCTCGCGGTCCTGCTGATCGGCCCGGCCGGGGCCGGGAAGACCACCGTGGCCCGGCACTGGGCGAGCACCCGGCAGGTGGCCACCGCGCACATCAGCCTGGACGACGTCCGCGAATGGGTCTGTGCCGGCTTCGCCGATCCGCAGGCGGGCTGGAACGACCATTCCGAGGCCCAGTACCGCCTCGCCCGCCGCACCTGCGGCTTCGCCGCCCGGAACTTCCTGGCCAACGGCATCTCCTGCATCCTCGACGACGCGGTCTTCCCGGACCGGCCGGTGGTGGGCCTCGGCGGCTGGAAACGGCACGTGGGCCCCCACCTGCTCCCGGTGGTGCTGCTGCCGGGCCTGGAGATCGTCCTGGAGCGGAACGCGGAACGCTCCGGCAACCGCCGGCTCTCCGACGAGGAGGTCGCCCGTATCCACGGCCGGATGGCCGGCTGGTACGGCTCGGGCCTGCCGATCATCGACAACTCCCACCTGGACGTCCAGGCCACGGCCCGCGCCCTGGACGAGGCCCTGGCCCGCGCCATCTCGGCCCCCGCCGCCTGGTGA
- a CDS encoding shikimate dehydrogenase gives MAGRRAAVLGSPIEHSLSPVLHRAAYRELGLDDWSYDRFEIDEAALPAFLAGLGPEWAGLSLTMPLKRAVIPLLDGITETAASVEAVNTVVLTEDGRRVGDNTDIPGLVSALRERGVEKVGSAAVLGAGATASSALAALSRICSGEVTAYVRSQARAEEMRHWGERLGVPVRTADWSEAAEALSAPLVIATTPAGSTDALAAAVPEHPGTLFDVLYEPWPTPLAAAWTDRGGAVLGGLDLLVHQAVLQVEQMTGRTPGPLAAMRAAGERALAARP, from the coding sequence ATGGCAGGCAGAAGGGCCGCGGTGCTGGGCTCGCCCATCGAGCACTCCCTCTCACCGGTGCTGCACCGCGCCGCCTACCGGGAGCTCGGCCTCGACGACTGGTCGTACGACCGGTTCGAGATCGACGAGGCCGCACTCCCGGCCTTCCTCGCCGGACTCGGCCCCGAATGGGCCGGGCTGTCCCTGACCATGCCGCTCAAACGGGCGGTCATCCCGCTGCTGGACGGCATCACCGAGACCGCCGCCTCGGTGGAGGCGGTCAACACGGTCGTCCTCACCGAGGACGGCCGGCGGGTCGGCGACAACACCGACATCCCCGGCCTGGTCTCGGCCCTGCGGGAACGCGGTGTGGAGAAGGTGGGCTCGGCGGCCGTCCTCGGCGCCGGAGCCACCGCCTCCTCCGCCCTGGCCGCGCTCTCCCGGATCTGCTCCGGCGAGGTCACGGCGTACGTCCGCTCCCAGGCCCGCGCCGAGGAGATGCGGCACTGGGGCGAACGCCTCGGCGTGCCCGTCCGTACCGCCGACTGGTCCGAAGCCGCCGAGGCACTGAGCGCCCCACTTGTGATCGCCACCACCCCGGCCGGCAGCACCGACGCCCTCGCCGCGGCCGTCCCGGAGCACCCGGGCACCCTCTTCGACGTGCTCTACGAGCCCTGGCCCACCCCCCTCGCGGCGGCCTGGACCGACCGCGGCGGCGCCGTCCTGGGCGGCCTCGACCTGCTCGTCCACCAGGCGGTGCTCCAGGTGGAGCAGATGACCGGCCGCACCCCCGGCCCGCTCGCCGCGATGCGGGCCGCCGGAGAGCGGGCCCTGGCCGCCCGCCCCTGA
- the bldD gene encoding transcriptional regulator BldD — MSSEYAKQLGAKLRAIRTQQGLSLHGVEEKSQGRWKAVVVGSYERGDRAVTVQRLAELADFYGVPVQELLPGTTPGGAAEPPPKLRLDLERLAHVPAEKAGPLQRYAATIQSQRGDYNGKVLSIRQDDLRTLAVIYDQSPSVLTEQLISWGVLDADARRAVAHEDI; from the coding sequence ATGTCCAGCGAATACGCCAAACAGCTCGGGGCCAAGCTCCGCGCCATCCGCACCCAGCAGGGCCTTTCCCTCCACGGTGTCGAGGAGAAGTCCCAGGGCCGGTGGAAGGCCGTAGTGGTCGGTTCGTACGAGCGCGGGGACCGCGCCGTGACCGTCCAGCGCCTCGCCGAGCTGGCGGACTTCTACGGGGTGCCGGTGCAGGAGCTGCTGCCCGGGACGACTCCCGGCGGCGCGGCCGAGCCGCCGCCGAAGCTGCGTCTGGACCTGGAGCGGCTGGCCCATGTGCCGGCCGAGAAGGCCGGCCCGCTGCAGCGGTACGCGGCCACCATCCAGAGCCAGCGCGGAGACTACAACGGCAAGGTGCTGTCGATCCGCCAGGACGACCTGCGCACCCTCGCGGTCATCTACGACCAGTCCCCCTCGGTGCTCACCGAGCAGCTGATCAGCTGGGGTGTACTGGATGCGGACGCCCGCCGTGCGGTGGCCCACGAGGACATCTGA
- a CDS encoding aspartate carbamoyltransferase catalytic subunit: MKRHLISAADLTRDDAVLILDTAEEMARVADRPIKKLPTLRGRTICNLFFEDSTRTRISFEAAEKRLSADVINFAAKGSSVSKGESLKDTAQTLEAMGVDAVVIRHSASGAPYRLATSGWIDAPVINAGDGTHQHPTQALLDAFTMRRRLVGRDAGLGKGLDGRRITLVGDVLHSRVARSNVDLLHTLGAEVTLVAPPTLVPVGVETWPCEVSYSLDEVLPKSDAVMMLRVQRERMNAAFFPTEREYSRRYGLDSARMAKMPEHALVMHPGPMVRGMEITAEVADSDRCTVVEQVANGVSVRMAVLYLLLGGSEPAVTTPAAARTEENK, translated from the coding sequence ATGAAGCGCCACCTCATCTCGGCCGCCGACCTCACGCGCGACGATGCCGTCCTGATCCTCGACACCGCCGAGGAGATGGCCCGGGTCGCCGACCGGCCGATCAAGAAGCTGCCCACCCTGCGCGGCCGTACGATCTGCAACCTCTTCTTCGAGGACTCGACCCGCACCCGGATCTCGTTCGAGGCCGCCGAGAAGCGTCTGTCCGCCGACGTCATCAACTTCGCCGCCAAGGGATCCAGCGTTTCCAAGGGCGAATCCCTCAAGGACACCGCGCAGACCCTGGAGGCCATGGGCGTCGACGCCGTGGTCATCCGGCACAGCGCCTCCGGCGCCCCCTACCGGCTCGCCACCTCCGGCTGGATCGACGCCCCGGTCATCAACGCCGGCGACGGCACCCACCAGCACCCCACCCAGGCCCTGCTCGACGCCTTCACCATGCGCCGCCGCCTGGTCGGCCGGGACGCCGGCCTCGGCAAGGGCCTCGACGGCCGCCGCATCACCCTCGTCGGCGACGTCCTGCACAGCCGGGTCGCCCGCTCCAACGTGGACCTGCTGCACACCCTCGGCGCCGAGGTCACCCTGGTGGCCCCGCCCACCCTGGTCCCGGTCGGCGTGGAGACCTGGCCGTGCGAGGTCTCGTACAGCCTCGACGAGGTGCTGCCGAAGTCCGATGCGGTGATGATGCTGCGTGTGCAGCGCGAGCGGATGAACGCCGCCTTCTTCCCGACCGAGCGCGAGTACTCGCGTCGGTACGGCCTGGACTCCGCGCGGATGGCGAAGATGCCAGAGCATGCACTTGTCATGCACCCCGGCCCGATGGTCCGCGGTATGGAGATCACCGCCGAGGTCGCCGACTCCGACCGCTGCACGGTCGTCGAGCAGGTCGCCAACGGCGTCTCCGTCCGGATGGCCGTCCTGTACCTGCTGCTCGGCGGCTCCGAGCCCGCCGTCACCACCCCTGCTGCCGCCCGTACCGAGGAGAACAAGTAA
- a CDS encoding shikimate kinase, with the protein MTGGPLVVLVGPPGSGKSTVGALLAERLGVPYRDTDADIVAAQGREIADIFVDEGEPHFRQLERQAVAAALAEHTGVLSLGGGAVLDGHTREQLTGLPVAYLSMDVDEAVRRVGLSTARPLLAINPRRQWRELMEARRPLYTEVARVVVPTDDRTPEEVAQAVLDALELKDA; encoded by the coding sequence GTGACGGGCGGACCGCTGGTCGTCCTCGTCGGGCCCCCCGGGTCCGGCAAGTCCACGGTGGGGGCGCTGCTCGCCGAGCGGCTCGGCGTCCCCTACCGGGACACCGACGCCGACATCGTCGCCGCCCAGGGCCGGGAGATCGCCGACATCTTCGTCGACGAGGGCGAACCGCACTTCCGGCAGCTGGAACGGCAGGCCGTGGCCGCCGCCCTCGCCGAGCACACCGGGGTCCTCTCCCTCGGCGGCGGCGCCGTGCTCGACGGCCACACCCGCGAGCAGCTCACCGGGCTGCCCGTCGCCTACCTGTCGATGGACGTCGACGAGGCGGTACGCCGGGTCGGCCTCAGCACCGCCCGGCCGCTGCTGGCCATCAACCCGCGCCGGCAGTGGCGCGAGCTGATGGAGGCCCGCCGGCCGCTGTACACCGAAGTCGCGCGGGTCGTCGTACCCACCGACGACCGCACACCCGAAGAGGTCGCCCAGGCGGTCCTCGACGCACTGGAGTTGAAGGACGCATGA
- a CDS encoding aminopeptidase P family protein encodes MSDVYAARRATLRDRCAAAGNSAALVTRPANVRYLAGASPRGAVLLVGPAEDVLFSADPPTGEPDEGRLDEQLRVSVLPTPGGDPAVAAADLAAAVRAETLAVEEHHLTVARHRALRSVAPGMRLTDLGTAVEQQRLVKDEEEIACLRIAAEIADQALGELLESILVGRTERHLALELERRLVDHGADGPAFPTAVGTGPHSGRSRHRPSDRRVEEGDFLSVCLGANYRGYRCEIGRTFVIGTTPADWQIDLYDLVFAAQRAGREALLPGAAYRDVDHAARSVLDSAGHGEAVAPWTGHGVGLEIDEDPQLAPTAMGKLDACVPVTVEPGVHLPGRGGVRIDDTLVVRPEADGGPELLTITTKELLAL; translated from the coding sequence ATGTCAGACGTGTACGCCGCCCGCAGGGCCACGCTTCGCGACCGCTGCGCCGCCGCGGGCAACTCCGCCGCCCTGGTCACGCGTCCGGCCAATGTCCGCTACCTCGCCGGTGCCAGCCCCCGCGGGGCCGTGCTGCTGGTGGGACCGGCCGAGGACGTGCTGTTCAGCGCCGACCCGCCGACCGGGGAACCGGACGAGGGACGGCTCGACGAGCAGCTGCGGGTCTCCGTGCTGCCCACCCCCGGCGGGGACCCCGCCGTGGCCGCGGCCGACCTCGCAGCGGCCGTCCGGGCCGAGACCCTGGCCGTCGAGGAACACCACCTCACCGTCGCCCGGCACCGCGCCCTGCGGTCCGTGGCGCCCGGGATGCGGCTCACCGACCTGGGCACCGCGGTGGAGCAGCAGCGGCTGGTCAAGGACGAGGAGGAGATCGCCTGTCTGCGGATCGCCGCCGAGATCGCCGACCAGGCCCTCGGCGAGCTCCTGGAGTCCATCCTGGTGGGCCGGACCGAGCGGCATCTCGCCCTGGAGCTGGAGCGGCGGCTGGTCGACCACGGGGCCGACGGGCCCGCTTTCCCGACCGCGGTGGGCACCGGCCCGCACTCCGGGCGCTCCCGGCACCGCCCCTCCGACCGCCGGGTGGAGGAGGGCGATTTCCTCTCCGTCTGCCTCGGTGCGAACTACCGCGGGTACCGGTGCGAGATCGGCCGGACCTTTGTCATCGGCACCACCCCCGCCGACTGGCAGATCGACCTGTACGACCTGGTCTTCGCCGCCCAGCGGGCCGGCCGGGAGGCGCTGCTGCCCGGTGCCGCGTACCGTGATGTCGATCATGCGGCGCGGTCCGTGCTGGACTCCGCGGGGCACGGCGAGGCGGTCGCACCGTGGACCGGACACGGGGTGGGACTCGAAATCGACGAGGACCCGCAGCTTGCACCTACGGCCATGGGTAAACTGGACGCTTGCGTGCCGGTCACCGTCGAACCGGGGGTCCACCTCCCGGGCCGGGGCGGAGTCCGGATCGATGACACGCTCGTCGTACGCCCCGAGGCGGACGGCGGACCCGAGCTACTCACCATTACGACCAAGGAGCTGCTCGCGCTCTAG
- the aroC gene encoding chorismate synthase, protein MSRLRWLTAGESHGPALVATLEGLPAGVPITTELVADHLARRRLGYGRGARMKFEQDEVTFLGGVRHGLSQGSPVAVMIGNTEWPKWETVMSADPVDPSLLKETGRNAPLTRPRPGHADLAGMQKYGFDEARPILERASARETAARVALGAVARSFIKEVAGIEIVSHVVELAAAKAPHGVYPTPADVEKLDADPVRCLDADASKAMVAEIDQAHKDGDTLGGVVEVLAYGVPVGLGSHVHWDRRLDARLAAALMGIQAIKGVEVGDGFELARVPGSQAHDEIVATPEGIKRTSGRSGGTEGGLTTGELLRVRAAMKPIATVPRALATVDVATGEAAAAHHQRSDVCAVPAAGIVAEAMVALVLADAVVEKFGGDSVPETRRNVRSYLDNLQIR, encoded by the coding sequence TTGAGCAGGTTGCGTTGGCTGACCGCCGGGGAATCTCACGGACCGGCGCTGGTCGCGACGCTGGAGGGTCTTCCCGCCGGTGTCCCGATCACCACCGAGCTGGTGGCCGACCACCTGGCGCGGCGGCGGCTGGGCTATGGCCGCGGTGCCCGGATGAAGTTCGAGCAGGACGAGGTGACCTTCCTCGGCGGCGTCCGCCACGGCCTGTCCCAGGGCTCCCCGGTCGCGGTGATGATCGGCAACACCGAGTGGCCCAAGTGGGAGACCGTCATGTCGGCCGACCCGGTCGACCCCTCGCTCCTCAAGGAAACCGGCCGCAACGCGCCGCTGACCCGTCCGCGCCCCGGCCACGCCGACCTCGCGGGGATGCAGAAGTACGGCTTCGACGAGGCCCGGCCGATCCTGGAGCGCGCCAGCGCCCGTGAGACCGCCGCCCGCGTCGCCCTCGGCGCCGTCGCCCGCTCCTTCATCAAGGAGGTCGCCGGCATCGAGATCGTCTCCCATGTGGTGGAGCTGGCCGCGGCCAAGGCCCCGCACGGCGTCTACCCGACCCCCGCCGACGTCGAGAAGCTCGACGCCGACCCGGTGCGCTGCCTCGACGCCGATGCGTCGAAGGCGATGGTCGCCGAGATCGACCAGGCCCACAAGGACGGCGACACCCTCGGCGGTGTGGTCGAGGTCCTCGCCTACGGCGTCCCCGTCGGCCTCGGCTCCCACGTGCACTGGGACCGCCGCCTCGACGCCCGCCTCGCCGCCGCCCTGATGGGCATCCAGGCCATCAAGGGCGTGGAGGTCGGCGACGGCTTCGAGCTCGCCCGGGTCCCCGGCTCCCAGGCCCACGACGAGATCGTCGCCACCCCGGAGGGCATCAAGCGCACCTCCGGCCGGTCCGGCGGCACCGAGGGCGGCCTGACCACCGGCGAGCTGCTGCGCGTCCGCGCCGCCATGAAGCCGATCGCCACCGTCCCGCGGGCGCTGGCGACCGTGGACGTGGCCACCGGCGAGGCCGCCGCCGCCCACCACCAGCGCTCCGACGTCTGTGCCGTCCCGGCGGCCGGGATCGTGGCCGAGGCCATGGTCGCCCTGGTCCTCGCCGACGCGGTGGTGGAGAAGTTCGGCGGGGACTCCGTCCCCGAGACCCGCCGCAACGTCCGCTCGTACCTCGACAACCTCCAGATCCGGTGA